GTTCGGGCTCGGCGAGGGTCTCGGCTTCGTCTACTGGGACGCCAAGACCATGGACCTCCCGTTCCTCGGCGGCCGGTCCAAGCCGATGGAGGTCACCCGCACCGCCGCCGCCCGGCTCGGGCTCGGCCTGCGGATCGCCGAGACCACCTCGCCCGGCAAGGCCTGGCGCACCGTGGCGGACGCGCTCGACGCGGGGCAGCCGGTCGGCCTCCAGCTCGACTGCTACCACCTGGACTACTTCACCACCAAGGTCCACTTCGGCGGCCACGTCGTCGCCGTGTACGGCTACGACGACACCCGGGCCTACCTGATCGACACCGGCCAGCAGGGCGGCGCCGTCACCACCTCGCTGAAGAGCCTGGAGCTGGCCCGCGGCGCCCGCGGCCCGATGACCGCGAGGAACCTCTCGTTCACCGTCACCGTCCCGCCCGGCCGGCCCGACCTGGCAACCGCGATCCGGGCGGCGATCCGGAACAACGCGCACACCTTCCTCCACCCGCCGATCGCGAACCTCGGCCACCGCGGCATCGCCAAGGCGTCCGTCCAGGTCACGAAGTGGTTCGAGCGGTCCACCGACCCGGCCCGGGACCTGCCGACGGCCGCGACGCTGATGGAGCGCGGTGGCACCGGCGGCAGCCTGTTCCGGGCCATGTACCGCGACTTCCTCACCGAGGCCGCCACCCTGGTCGACGACGACCACCTGCGCCGCGGCCGGCACCTTTACGCCGAGATCGCGCCCCTGTGGACCGAGGTGGCCGGCCGGCTGACCGCCGCCGGCGAGACGCTCGACCCGGCGCACCTGGCCGAGGCCTCGGCGCTGCTCGCCGACCTCGCCCGGCGCGAGCGCGCCGCCATGGAGATCCTCGCCCAGATCGGCTGACGCAGAGCCTGACAAGAGGTCGAGGGGCTTCTATTGTTGGGGCTGTCGTCGCCGAGACTGCTGGGGGCAGTACGTGGATCTCATCGAGGACCGACGCCAGGAGCTTCCACCATGGGAGGACCTTCGCCGCACGCCGCTGGGCAGCATCGACCCCGAGCGGGCCGCGCGGGTGGCCGCAGCCGAGCGGCGGGAGGAGGCGGATCACGGCCGGATCGATGCGGCGCTCTTCGGCTCCTCCATCTAGCCCGATCAGCCAATACGTTCTGAAGATCGCCAGTCGCTGCGACCTGAAGTGCGACTACTGCTACGTCTACGAGCACGCCGACCAGGGCTGGCGCCGGCAACCGCCGCTGATGGACCAGGCCGTGGTGCGCACGGTGGCCCGGCGGATCGCCGAGCACGCGGGACAGCACGAGCTGAGCGCGGTGCGGGTGGTCCTGCACGGCGGGGAGCCGCTGCTGGCCGGCGCCCGCCGCCTCGACGAGATCGCCGCTGAGCTGCACGAGACCGTCGGTCCCGTTCTCGACCTGCGGATGCAGACGAACGGGGTGCTGCTCACCGAGGAGATCTGCGCGGTCGTCCGGCGGCACCGGATCCGGGTGGGCGTGTCGCTCGACGGGGACCTGCTCGCCCACGACCGGCATCGGCGGTTCGCGCACGGCGGCGGCAGCCATCACCACGTGCGGAGGGCCCTGACGCTGCTGCGCGCGCCGGAGAACCGGGAATGCTATGCGGGGCTGTTGTGCACCATCGATCTGCGCAACGATCCGATCGGCGTCTACCGGGCGCTGCTGGCCGAGGAGCCGCCGCGGATCGACTTCCTGCTGCCGCACGCGACCTGGGAGACCCCGCCGCCGCGGGACGCGCTCAGGTCGTACGGGAAATGGTTGTCGGCGGTTTTTCGGGTCTGGACCGAGGACGGCCGCAAGGTGCCGATCCGCCTGTTCGACGCGCTGCTGTTCCCGGGCGAGGTCAGGGCCGAGGCGGTCGGGCTCGGGCCGGCCGACCTCGTGGTGGTCGAGACGGACGGCTCCTACGAGCAGGTCGACTCGCTGAAGGTGACCTATGACGGAGCCGCCGCGACCGGGCTGGACGTCTTCACCTCGGCCGTCGACGACGTGGCGGCGCACCCGATGATCGCGATCCGGCAGACCGGGCGGGCGGGGCTGAGCGCCACCTGCCGGGCGTGCGTGGTGGTCGACCGGTGCGGCGGCGGCCAGTTCACGCACCGGTTCCGCAGCGCGAACGGGTTCGACAACCCGTCGGTCTACTGCGCCGACCTGAAGGAACTGATCGACTACATGGACGACCGGGACGGGCTGGCCGCCTGGGTGCGCGACGACCTGGCGAGCGGGGCGGGCGGCGTGGCGGCGGTGGCGCAGCTCGCGCCGATCCACGAGGCGATCACCCGGGCGCGGATCGTGACGCTGGGCAGGTCGGACCCGCCGGGATGGGCGGAGCTGGCCCGGCTCGACGAAACGGCGCCGGACGCCGTGCGGGAGGTGCTCACGCATCCGTTCGTGCGACGCGGCGGCACGGCGTACCTCAAGAATGTGGCTCTGGCGGCCGCGATCCGCGCCGGGGCCGAGATCGAGCTGGCGGCCGAAAGCCGCGACGGTCTGCTCTTCCTGCCGACTCTCGGCGCCCTGCGCCGGGAGGAAGGCGGCACGGTCCGCACCTTCGCCGGCGGATTCCGGGTCGGAGAGGTGACGGTCAGCCTCCAGGAACCGCCCGCCGATTGGCTGCCGGCGCGCCGGATCTCGATCGGTCATGGCATCGAGGTGACGCTGGAGGACAGCGATCCGCTGCGGGAGAACGGCCTGGCCCTGGCCGGCCGGCTCGACGACGCCGCGGCCGCGGCCTGGCAACGCCGCCTGGAAGGCGCGCTGACCAGCCTGGCCACCGACGCGCCGGAGTACCTGCCGGGGATCGCCGCCACCCTGCGCGCGATCGTCCCGCTCGCCCCGGACGGCACCGGCAGGCAGCGGGCCGGATCGGCGCG
Above is a genomic segment from Actinoplanes ianthinogenes containing:
- a CDS encoding BtrH N-terminal domain-containing protein, translated to MIVDGVTFPDGRHCETTALGALLGHAGLALSEPMLFGLGEGLGFVYWDAKTMDLPFLGGRSKPMEVTRTAAARLGLGLRIAETTSPGKAWRTVADALDAGQPVGLQLDCYHLDYFTTKVHFGGHVVAVYGYDDTRAYLIDTGQQGGAVTTSLKSLELARGARGPMTARNLSFTVTVPPGRPDLATAIRAAIRNNAHTFLHPPIANLGHRGIAKASVQVTKWFERSTDPARDLPTAATLMERGGTGGSLFRAMYRDFLTEAATLVDDDHLRRGRHLYAEIAPLWTEVAGRLTAAGETLDPAHLAEASALLADLARRERAAMEILAQIG
- a CDS encoding FxsB family cyclophane-forming radical SAM/SPASM peptide maturase → MRRSSAPPSSPISQYVLKIASRCDLKCDYCYVYEHADQGWRRQPPLMDQAVVRTVARRIAEHAGQHELSAVRVVLHGGEPLLAGARRLDEIAAELHETVGPVLDLRMQTNGVLLTEEICAVVRRHRIRVGVSLDGDLLAHDRHRRFAHGGGSHHHVRRALTLLRAPENRECYAGLLCTIDLRNDPIGVYRALLAEEPPRIDFLLPHATWETPPPRDALRSYGKWLSAVFRVWTEDGRKVPIRLFDALLFPGEVRAEAVGLGPADLVVVETDGSYEQVDSLKVTYDGAAATGLDVFTSAVDDVAAHPMIAIRQTGRAGLSATCRACVVVDRCGGGQFTHRFRSANGFDNPSVYCADLKELIDYMDDRDGLAAWVRDDLASGAGGVAAVAQLAPIHEAITRARIVTLGRSDPPGWAELARLDETAPDAVREVLTHPFVRRGGTAYLKNVALAAAIRAGAEIELAAESRDGLLFLPTLGALRREEGGTVRTFAGGFRVGEVTVSLQEPPADWLPARRISIGHGIEVTLEDSDPLRENGLALAGRLDDAAAAAWQRRLEGALTSLATDAPEYLPGIAATLRAIVPLAPDGTGRQRAGSARIAFGAVAATPEEPDALAVLLVHEVQHLKLGAVLDACPMFDPRDPTRITVPWRDDPRPIEGVLQGVYAFLAVADVWRRRGGPHYARIRGWLDPALDALLGGTFLTPAGTRFAAAMRTTVDGW